In Cupriavidus basilensis, the following proteins share a genomic window:
- a CDS encoding porin yields MKLKCIAAVSMLAGAGSAFAQTNVTLYGVVDANVEYVNHVGAVPQATNGFNPGTANSAYRMGSGGLSGSRWGIRGTEDLGGGLKSVFVLESGYAADTGVGQQSGRMFGRQAFVGLQSAGLGQLTFGRQYTSMFDALANFAPASYATLYEPTVLQNGGNYREDNTIKYTGQFGPLSAWAHWSFGVGLTQPQVAAGVPAVGGNGEVPGQFRRDSAYGAAAMYAVGPFAGTIGYDQWNPSIGIASGSVKKASVAASYTVGPAKIMGGYRWGQSKNATDVVMLRDDYYWIGANYQATSALGFTLEYSYDNLKNLYGNTNAANPWQIAFISTYAFSKRTDVYLSTAYSKNAGLTLDSLATGYLTSLSLGSSYVLPSGGSSMLGVAVGLRHKF; encoded by the coding sequence ATGAAGTTGAAGTGCATTGCTGCGGTATCAATGCTCGCTGGTGCGGGAAGCGCATTTGCGCAGACAAATGTGACGCTCTATGGCGTGGTCGATGCCAACGTCGAGTATGTCAATCATGTTGGCGCGGTGCCTCAGGCAACAAACGGTTTCAACCCTGGGACCGCCAATAGTGCTTACCGCATGGGCTCGGGTGGCCTGTCCGGATCGCGCTGGGGTATTCGTGGCACAGAAGACCTGGGAGGGGGGCTGAAGTCAGTCTTCGTACTCGAAAGCGGCTATGCCGCGGATACGGGTGTCGGCCAGCAAAGTGGCCGGATGTTTGGTCGTCAGGCTTTCGTCGGCCTGCAAAGCGCCGGCCTCGGGCAGCTGACTTTTGGTCGTCAGTACACCTCGATGTTCGACGCGCTGGCCAACTTCGCCCCGGCTTCCTACGCGACGCTCTACGAGCCGACGGTGTTGCAGAACGGTGGCAACTACCGGGAGGACAATACCATCAAGTACACGGGGCAATTTGGTCCTCTGTCGGCATGGGCTCACTGGTCGTTCGGTGTCGGGTTGACTCAGCCTCAGGTCGCCGCGGGAGTGCCTGCAGTCGGCGGCAACGGAGAGGTTCCCGGGCAGTTCCGCCGCGACAGCGCGTATGGTGCAGCCGCGATGTATGCGGTGGGTCCGTTTGCCGGAACCATCGGCTACGACCAGTGGAATCCGTCGATTGGCATCGCCAGCGGATCAGTCAAAAAAGCGTCGGTTGCTGCGAGCTATACCGTTGGCCCGGCGAAGATCATGGGGGGCTACCGTTGGGGGCAGAGCAAGAATGCAACGGACGTCGTGATGTTGCGCGACGATTACTACTGGATTGGCGCCAATTATCAGGCAACGTCTGCCCTGGGTTTCACGCTTGAGTATTCGTACGACAATCTGAAGAACCTTTACGGCAATACGAATGCAGCCAATCCCTGGCAGATCGCATTTATTTCGACGTATGCCTTCTCGAAGCGCACTGATGTCTATCTGAGCACCGCATACTCCAAGAACGCCGGCCTGACACTTGATTCGTTGGCGACCGGCTACCTCACCAGCCTTTCCCTTGGCTCCAGCTACGTACTGCCAAGTGGGGGGAGTTCGATGCTGGGCGTGGCTGTCGGCCTGCGCCACAAGTTCTAA
- a CDS encoding helix-turn-helix domain-containing protein — MPASTVTRLLQSLVALGYLHLDEVRRKYRLAAASLALGYAAIADSAVQREASVEMRRVAEATDTYVVLGTGDRLDVIVLDSRVGSRARTYPPVPRPARRTGQIRTTQRWCRSTRPRLPATSGWLRRARGRWLSPF; from the coding sequence ATCCCCGCATCGACGGTGACGCGGCTGCTGCAGTCGCTGGTGGCGCTGGGTTACCTGCACCTTGACGAGGTGAGGCGCAAATACCGGCTGGCGGCGGCCTCGCTGGCGCTCGGCTACGCGGCTATTGCCGATTCGGCCGTGCAGCGCGAGGCCAGCGTCGAGATGCGCAGAGTTGCCGAGGCGACCGATACCTACGTGGTGCTCGGCACGGGGGACCGGCTCGATGTGATCGTGCTCGACAGCCGCGTGGGGAGCCGGGCGAGAACTTATCCGCCAGTACCGAGGCCAGCGCGCCGTACAGGGCAAATTCGTACCACTCAAAGATGGTGCCGATCGACGCGGCCCAGATTGCCCGCGACATCGGGCTGGTTGCGTCGGGCCCGTGGGCGATGGCTGTCTCCGTTCTGA
- a CDS encoding IclR family transcriptional regulator: protein MPLARGLAVLAAFGPEQVWLGNQDVSLETGIPAPTVSRLMQSLVALGYLHQDEGRRKYRLTAASLSLGYAAIADPAVRREASVEMRKFAEATDTYVVLGTRDRLDVIVLDSRVGSQVVLDLRLTPGTRLHIASSLMGSALLAAIPELERCYLQGNVERKAGREWPTLRRRMAEKISQVQERGFCMSLGEWEPELATVAAPVCVPDQPPLALACIGRTARMQRARVERELGPRLVATAQLLQERLTARE from the coding sequence ATGCCGCTGGCCCGCGGCCTGGCCGTGCTGGCAGCCTTCGGCCCGGAGCAGGTGTGGTTGGGCAATCAGGACGTTTCCCTCGAAACCGGCATCCCCGCGCCGACGGTCTCCCGCCTGATGCAGTCGCTGGTCGCACTGGGCTACCTGCACCAGGACGAAGGGCGCCGCAAGTACCGCCTTACGGCGGCCTCCTTGTCGCTCGGTTACGCAGCCATCGCCGACCCCGCGGTTCGGCGGGAGGCCAGCGTCGAAATGCGGAAGTTCGCCGAAGCTACCGATACCTACGTGGTGCTCGGCACACGGGACCGGCTCGATGTGATCGTTCTCGACAGCCGTGTAGGCAGCCAGGTAGTGCTGGACCTGCGCCTGACGCCGGGTACGCGACTGCACATTGCGTCTTCCCTGATGGGATCGGCCTTGCTGGCCGCGATCCCGGAACTGGAACGCTGCTACCTGCAGGGCAACGTGGAGCGCAAGGCCGGCCGCGAGTGGCCGACGCTACGGCGGCGCATGGCCGAGAAGATCTCTCAGGTCCAGGAACGGGGCTTCTGTATGTCGCTCGGCGAGTGGGAGCCGGAGTTGGCCACAGTCGCCGCGCCAGTCTGCGTGCCGGACCAACCGCCCCTGGCATTGGCCTGCATTGGCCGTACCGCCCGCATGCAGCGTGCCCGAGTCGAGCGGGAGCTCGGGCCGCGGCTGGTCGCCACGGCACAATTGCTGCAGGAGCGGCTTACGGCACGTGAGTGA
- a CDS encoding IclR family transcriptional regulator: MTQSSPVTLTLERGLKVLRAFRAERVPLTNSELVRRTGLSKSTVSRLTMTLVGLGFLRRVAGGPQFELAGGPLGIGHAYLETNAVTRLAHPFMQQLADRLNASVALAVPNQLDMLYIAYRTSTRIATLRLGVGSLLPMGLTAIGRAWLWGLPKDARADYVASVIEAAGPQAGDIRKNIEAAFDDLRETGVCMSVGEYQRNAYGIALPLSVGRAGMLMALNCGAVELRPDVESIRASMVPELKAAAVELMVLLRDVGTEA, from the coding sequence ATGACTCAATCCTCACCGGTCACCTTGACGCTGGAGCGTGGCCTCAAGGTGCTGCGCGCCTTTCGCGCGGAGCGGGTGCCCCTGACCAACAGTGAGTTGGTGCGTCGAACGGGGCTCTCAAAGTCCACGGTGTCCCGGCTGACGATGACGCTGGTCGGCCTGGGCTTCTTGCGCAGGGTGGCGGGCGGGCCGCAATTCGAGCTGGCCGGCGGTCCGCTTGGCATCGGGCACGCGTACCTGGAAACCAACGCGGTGACACGGCTCGCCCATCCGTTCATGCAGCAACTGGCCGACCGGCTCAACGCGTCCGTTGCACTTGCGGTGCCTAACCAGCTTGACATGCTCTACATTGCCTATCGGACCAGCACGCGCATCGCCACGCTGCGGCTGGGCGTGGGGTCGCTGCTGCCGATGGGGTTGACGGCGATCGGGCGCGCCTGGCTGTGGGGGTTGCCCAAGGACGCACGGGCTGACTACGTGGCATCCGTGATCGAGGCCGCGGGTCCGCAGGCGGGAGACATCAGGAAGAACATAGAAGCCGCATTCGATGACTTGCGCGAGACCGGCGTCTGCATGTCGGTCGGCGAATACCAGCGCAACGCATACGGCATTGCATTGCCGCTAAGCGTGGGCCGCGCCGGCATGCTGATGGCGCTGAACTGCGGCGCGGTCGAACTTCGGCCGGACGTCGAGTCGATACGGGCGAGCATGGTGCCGGAACTCAAGGCTGCTGCGGTGGAACTGATGGTGCTGCTGCGCGATGTCGGTACCGAGGCTTAA
- a CDS encoding CoA transferase, with amino-acid sequence MHDFPLDGVVVVERSDSASAPFAGQILAALGADVWKIERPTGDSALGLGAEQVEGQRRGLPCHQLRQALHQP; translated from the coding sequence ATGCATGACTTTCCTCTTGACGGTGTGGTGGTGGTCGAGCGGAGTGACAGCGCTTCGGCGCCGTTCGCCGGCCAGATCCTTGCGGCGCTCGGCGCAGACGTCTGGAAGATCGAGCGACCCACGGGCGATTCGGCGCTCGGCTTGGGGGCCGAGCAAGTGGAAGGGCAGCGGCGCGGCCTTCCATGCCATCAACTGCGGCAAGCGCTTCATCAGCCTTGA